Proteins from a single region of Hermetia illucens chromosome 3, iHerIll2.2.curated.20191125, whole genome shotgun sequence:
- the LOC119651770 gene encoding phosphoinositide 3-kinase adapter protein 1 isoform X5 encodes MDDILIITAKHSERAILWANFLKTRFDKITKQRGRKPFNFLHIKIDDGTLTPSLIQTCQTTPLQIVIICPALMALSQTVLSSQLSVILNIEKVLAILIEVSMNKVLETHKEAFPYFRKWRKCEVTTNDQSLIGNILGIATDILGRALCQRPPCQESAGQPLKAAGNGEAFTVTPRKVKIGQNKILALLTDPLTKDDWIKITIVKGGEVIDVMTFKRRNPYTLQFTVPETCMEISTMVEIRIEKNGQDLGSRPVKCESRLRELEQLLRSQDSPLEFMCHSLSMPSTDRDALDQHLLQCFQRNMPPNFHLLGGPYEKQNHITALKDTNAEEYPTLLHFAAKWGLSRLAIQLLECPGGDAACEIRNYSGKTPSEMAEQGGFPKLANSLKDFVQMQELTTIYHRCINYTPQNKVIIDAKPEPPKLVEGKLLANQMNGNAESQAEYMEMNSSSSEGEAAAMPETLAVENLNYINIDTTDSCNLQTSEENIKKGDQVKIIESTEMVSNELRINEPPYYESKDSNNKCDKFSTECLNVLENCSSGQSSSQSYYILQPSNIPVPESVAPIQQQSSYYLTQPSNRPIETNNYINGSVQNHDLNRRSDESDSHFKLVFEKKKPEPLKINNGTLKRTGSDASKGNADDELAEIMYDFKNNVLTIREVEQLVEKWKNRNDVKQSFKEKQEQIERMREEYDRIQEQLKERLKRPTPFERVKKLFSRNKPSKPVQTEEVDEMKTSVTSFQSSSQRPTSSLSMQSLSSLSSSGRMSTGSACSGTSLGDSGTHSDHEDRRQIYNCRLGNPGSLLDNYLVPPAPRPVLTPASTPTPVEEKDRLIFTSNSRTTTPTNQSEHYILFPSNIPVFPSPTESHCSDQSSPFSSQLNTIVETKETPNESVGATVQPIKVQNNKDAIYSQIQQRSKNESTTCCSSFRSPPTSPKVLKNGLRLPGIGEYRNLENQKPDTNEYQNLNGSTVAELPNQNKVENGNAHLENNENHNYINV; translated from the exons ATGGATGATATTTTAATAATCACCGCGAAACACAGCGAGCGCGCCATCCTTTGGGCAAACTTCTTGAAAACACGATTCGACAAAATCACAAAGCAACGTGGTCGTAAGCCCTTCAA TTTTCTTCATATCAAAATTGATGATGGAACCCTTACACCCAGCTTAATACAAACATGTCAGACGACACCTCTTCAAATCGTTATTATATGCCCCGCATTAATGGCATTATCACAAACTGTTCTCTCGAGTCAATTGTCGGTCATTTTGAATATTGAGAAAGTGCTAGCAATCCTTATCGAAGTGTCTATGAACAAGGTCTTAGAGACACATAAAGAAG CCTTCCCTTACTTTCGGAAATGGCGTAAATGCGAAGTAACAACGAACGATCAATCACTTATTGGCAATATTTTGGGAATCGCCACTGATATTTTGGGCCGAGCATTATGTCAAAGGCCACCGTGCCAGGAAAGTGCAGGACAGCCGCTTAAAGCAGCTGGTAATGGAGAAGCATTCACAGTTACTCCACGAAAAGTTAAAATTGGTCAAAACAAAATTCTGGCCTTACTCACTGACCCTCTAACCAAAGACGATTGGATTAAGATAACGATAGTTAAGGGTGGCGAGGTTATTGACGTAATGACTTTTAAGCGGAGGAATCCATACACTCTGCAGTTTACAGTACCAG AAACATGTATGGAAATATCGACAATGGTGGAAATACGTATTGAGAAAAATGGCCAAGACTTGGGCAGTCGTCCTGTAAAGTGTGAGAGTCGGCTTCGTGAGCTAGAGCAGCTTCTGCGCAGTCAAGACTCGCCTTTAGAATTTATGTGCCATTCGCtgagcatgccttctacagatcgCGATGCTTTGGATCAGCACTTGCTCCAATGTTTCCAAAGGAACATGCCTCCGAACTTCCATTTGCTTGGTGGTccatatgaaaaacaaaatcataTCACCGCCTTGAAAGATACCA ATGCTGAAGAGTATCCGACATTGCTTCATTTTGCAGCCAAATGGGGGCTATCGAGGCTAGCTATTCAGTTGCTAGAGTGCCCTGGGGGTGATGCGGCTTGTGAAATTCGAAACTATTCGGGAAAAACTCCTTCTGAAATGGCCGAGCAAGGAGGTTTCCCAAAATTAGCTAACAGCCTGAAAGATTTTGTG CAAATGCAAGAGCTAACGACAATTTATCACCGTTGCATCAACTATACACCACAAAATAAGGTAATTATCGATGCTAAACCAGAACCACCGAAATTAGTCGAAGGAAAATTGTTGGCCAATCAAATGAATGGCAATGCAGAATCGCAGGCGGAATACATGGAAATGAATAGCAGTAGCAGTGAAGGAGAGGCAGCGGCGATGCCCGAAACATTAGCAGTGGAGAATCTAAACTACATCAACATTGACACCACGGACAGTTGCAATTTGCAAACATCCGAAGAAAACATAAAGAAAGGAGACcaagtaaaaattattgaaagcaCCGAAATGGTATCAAATGAGCTTCGAATCAACGAACCACCTTACTATGAGTCGAAAGATAGTAACAATAAATGCGACAAATTCAGTACTGAATGCTTGAACGTTTTGGAAAACTGCAGCTCGGGCCAATCATCTAGTCAATCTTACTATATCCTCCAACCATCTAATATTCCAGTCCCAGAGTCCGTGGCGCCAATTCAACAACAAAGCAGTTACTATTTGACTCAACCCTCGAACCGTCCAATTGAAACCAATAACTATATAAACGGTTCGGTACAAAATCATGACCTAAACCGAAGATCAGATGAATCTGACTCGCACTTCAAACTTGTCTTTGAGAAGAAAAAACCTGAACCTTTGAAAATAAACAATGGAACTCTAAAACGAACTGGCAGTGATGCATCGAAGGGTAATGCTGACGATGAGTTGGCTGAGATAATGTACGACTTTAAAAACAACGTTTTAACGATCCGTGAAGTTGAGCAACTTGTGGAAAAATGGAAGAACCGTAACGATGTTAAGCAAAGTTTCAAAGAAAAACAGGAACAAATCGAAAGAATGCGTGAGGAATATGACCGCATACAAGAGCAGTTGAAGGAACGATTGAAGCGACCTACCCCCTTTGAAAGAGTGAAGAAGCTATTCTCTCGCAACAAACCAAGCAAACCTGTTCAAACTGAGGAAGTGGATGAAATGAAAACTTCCGTCACTTCATTTCAATCATCAAGTCAAAGACCGACAAGTAGTCTGAGTATGCAGAGTCTTTCTAGCCTATCATCATCAGGACGAATGAGCACGGGAAGCGCCTGCAGTGGAACAAGCTTAGGAGATAGTGGAACGCATTCCGATCATGAAGATCGCAGACAAATATATAATTGCAGACTGGGCAATCCTGGAAGTCTTTTAGATAACTATCTAGTCCCGCCTGCTCCGAGACCAGTTCTAACCCCCGCCTCTACACCAACTCCGGTCGAAGAAAAAGATCGTCTAATCTTTACAAGTAACAGTCGAACTACAACACCCACAAACCAATCTGAGCATTATATTTTATTCCCATCGAATATCCCCGTTTTTCCCTCACCGACTGAGAGTCACTGTAGTGACCAATCGTCTCCGTTTAGTAGTCAACTGAATACCATTgttgaaaccaaagaaacaCCAAACGAAAGCGTTGGTGCCACTGTCCAACCAATCAAAGTACAAAATAATAAGGATGCAATTTATAGTCAAATTCAGCAGCGGAGCAAAAATGAATCGACAACATGTTGCAGTTCTTTCAGGAGCCCACCAACCTCACCAAAAGTTTTAAAGAATGGACTGCGTTTGCCAGGAATTGGTGAATATCGAAATCTGGAGAATCAAAAACCAGATACTAATGAATATCAAAATTTAAATGGTTCGACGGTTGCCGAACTGCCAAATCAAAATAAAGTCGAAAACGGAAATGCGCATTTAGAGAACAACGAAAATCACAACTACATCAACGTCTAA
- the LOC119651770 gene encoding phosphoinositide 3-kinase adapter protein 1 isoform X4: MDSEDDLCCDNCQNTNMDDILIITAKHSERAILWANFLKTRFDKITKQRGRKPFNFLHIKIDDGTLTPSLIQTCQTTPLQIVIICPALMALSQTVLSSQLSVILNIEKVLAILIEVSMNKVLETHKEAFPYFRKWRKCEVTTNDQSLIGNILGIATDILGRALCQRPPCQESAGQPLKAAGNGEAFTVTPRKVKIGQNKILALLTDPLTKDDWIKITIVKGGEVIDVMTFKRRNPYTLQFTVPETCMEISTMVEIRIEKNGQDLGSRPVKCESRLRELEQLLRSQDSPLEFMCHSLSMPSTDRDALDQHLLQCFQRNMPPNFHLLGGPYEKQNHITALKDTNAEEYPTLLHFAAKWGLSRLAIQLLECPGGDAACEIRNYSGKTPSEMAEQGGFPKLANSLKDFVQMQELTTIYHRCINYTPQNKVIIDAKPEPPKLVEGKLLANQMNGNAESQAEYMEMNSSSSEGEAAAMPETLAVENLNYINIDTTDSCNLQTSEENIKKGDQVKIIESTEMVSNELRINEPPYYESKDSNNKCDKFSTECLNVLENCSSGQSSSQSYYILQPSNIPVPESVAPIQQQSSYYLTQPSNRPIETNNYINGSVQNHDLNRRSDESDSHFKLVFEKKKPEPLKINNGTLKRTGSDASKGNADDELAEIMYDFKNNVLTIREVEQLVEKWKNRNDVKQSFKEKQEQIERMREEYDRIQEQLKERLKRPTPFERVKKLFSRNKPSKPVQTEEVDEMKTSVTSFQSSSQRPTSSLSMQSLSSLSSSGRMSTGSACSGTSLGDSGTHSDHEDRRQIYNCRLGNPGSLLDNYLVPPAPRPVLTPASTPTPVEEKDRLIFTSNSRTTTPTNQSEHYILFPSNIPVFPSPTESHCSDQSSPFSSQLNTIVETKETPNESVGATVQPIKVQNNKDAIYSQIQQRSKNESTTCCSSFRSPPTSPKVLKNGLRLPGIGEYRNLENQKPDTNEYQNLNGSTVAELPNQNKVENGNAHLENNENHNYINV, translated from the exons ATAACTGCCAAAATACAAACATGGATGATATTTTAATAATCACCGCGAAACACAGCGAGCGCGCCATCCTTTGGGCAAACTTCTTGAAAACACGATTCGACAAAATCACAAAGCAACGTGGTCGTAAGCCCTTCAA TTTTCTTCATATCAAAATTGATGATGGAACCCTTACACCCAGCTTAATACAAACATGTCAGACGACACCTCTTCAAATCGTTATTATATGCCCCGCATTAATGGCATTATCACAAACTGTTCTCTCGAGTCAATTGTCGGTCATTTTGAATATTGAGAAAGTGCTAGCAATCCTTATCGAAGTGTCTATGAACAAGGTCTTAGAGACACATAAAGAAG CCTTCCCTTACTTTCGGAAATGGCGTAAATGCGAAGTAACAACGAACGATCAATCACTTATTGGCAATATTTTGGGAATCGCCACTGATATTTTGGGCCGAGCATTATGTCAAAGGCCACCGTGCCAGGAAAGTGCAGGACAGCCGCTTAAAGCAGCTGGTAATGGAGAAGCATTCACAGTTACTCCACGAAAAGTTAAAATTGGTCAAAACAAAATTCTGGCCTTACTCACTGACCCTCTAACCAAAGACGATTGGATTAAGATAACGATAGTTAAGGGTGGCGAGGTTATTGACGTAATGACTTTTAAGCGGAGGAATCCATACACTCTGCAGTTTACAGTACCAG AAACATGTATGGAAATATCGACAATGGTGGAAATACGTATTGAGAAAAATGGCCAAGACTTGGGCAGTCGTCCTGTAAAGTGTGAGAGTCGGCTTCGTGAGCTAGAGCAGCTTCTGCGCAGTCAAGACTCGCCTTTAGAATTTATGTGCCATTCGCtgagcatgccttctacagatcgCGATGCTTTGGATCAGCACTTGCTCCAATGTTTCCAAAGGAACATGCCTCCGAACTTCCATTTGCTTGGTGGTccatatgaaaaacaaaatcataTCACCGCCTTGAAAGATACCA ATGCTGAAGAGTATCCGACATTGCTTCATTTTGCAGCCAAATGGGGGCTATCGAGGCTAGCTATTCAGTTGCTAGAGTGCCCTGGGGGTGATGCGGCTTGTGAAATTCGAAACTATTCGGGAAAAACTCCTTCTGAAATGGCCGAGCAAGGAGGTTTCCCAAAATTAGCTAACAGCCTGAAAGATTTTGTG CAAATGCAAGAGCTAACGACAATTTATCACCGTTGCATCAACTATACACCACAAAATAAGGTAATTATCGATGCTAAACCAGAACCACCGAAATTAGTCGAAGGAAAATTGTTGGCCAATCAAATGAATGGCAATGCAGAATCGCAGGCGGAATACATGGAAATGAATAGCAGTAGCAGTGAAGGAGAGGCAGCGGCGATGCCCGAAACATTAGCAGTGGAGAATCTAAACTACATCAACATTGACACCACGGACAGTTGCAATTTGCAAACATCCGAAGAAAACATAAAGAAAGGAGACcaagtaaaaattattgaaagcaCCGAAATGGTATCAAATGAGCTTCGAATCAACGAACCACCTTACTATGAGTCGAAAGATAGTAACAATAAATGCGACAAATTCAGTACTGAATGCTTGAACGTTTTGGAAAACTGCAGCTCGGGCCAATCATCTAGTCAATCTTACTATATCCTCCAACCATCTAATATTCCAGTCCCAGAGTCCGTGGCGCCAATTCAACAACAAAGCAGTTACTATTTGACTCAACCCTCGAACCGTCCAATTGAAACCAATAACTATATAAACGGTTCGGTACAAAATCATGACCTAAACCGAAGATCAGATGAATCTGACTCGCACTTCAAACTTGTCTTTGAGAAGAAAAAACCTGAACCTTTGAAAATAAACAATGGAACTCTAAAACGAACTGGCAGTGATGCATCGAAGGGTAATGCTGACGATGAGTTGGCTGAGATAATGTACGACTTTAAAAACAACGTTTTAACGATCCGTGAAGTTGAGCAACTTGTGGAAAAATGGAAGAACCGTAACGATGTTAAGCAAAGTTTCAAAGAAAAACAGGAACAAATCGAAAGAATGCGTGAGGAATATGACCGCATACAAGAGCAGTTGAAGGAACGATTGAAGCGACCTACCCCCTTTGAAAGAGTGAAGAAGCTATTCTCTCGCAACAAACCAAGCAAACCTGTTCAAACTGAGGAAGTGGATGAAATGAAAACTTCCGTCACTTCATTTCAATCATCAAGTCAAAGACCGACAAGTAGTCTGAGTATGCAGAGTCTTTCTAGCCTATCATCATCAGGACGAATGAGCACGGGAAGCGCCTGCAGTGGAACAAGCTTAGGAGATAGTGGAACGCATTCCGATCATGAAGATCGCAGACAAATATATAATTGCAGACTGGGCAATCCTGGAAGTCTTTTAGATAACTATCTAGTCCCGCCTGCTCCGAGACCAGTTCTAACCCCCGCCTCTACACCAACTCCGGTCGAAGAAAAAGATCGTCTAATCTTTACAAGTAACAGTCGAACTACAACACCCACAAACCAATCTGAGCATTATATTTTATTCCCATCGAATATCCCCGTTTTTCCCTCACCGACTGAGAGTCACTGTAGTGACCAATCGTCTCCGTTTAGTAGTCAACTGAATACCATTgttgaaaccaaagaaacaCCAAACGAAAGCGTTGGTGCCACTGTCCAACCAATCAAAGTACAAAATAATAAGGATGCAATTTATAGTCAAATTCAGCAGCGGAGCAAAAATGAATCGACAACATGTTGCAGTTCTTTCAGGAGCCCACCAACCTCACCAAAAGTTTTAAAGAATGGACTGCGTTTGCCAGGAATTGGTGAATATCGAAATCTGGAGAATCAAAAACCAGATACTAATGAATATCAAAATTTAAATGGTTCGACGGTTGCCGAACTGCCAAATCAAAATAAAGTCGAAAACGGAAATGCGCATTTAGAGAACAACGAAAATCACAACTACATCAACGTCTAA
- the LOC119651770 gene encoding phosphoinositide 3-kinase adapter protein 1 isoform X3: protein MLLLARHLAKDNCQNTNMDDILIITAKHSERAILWANFLKTRFDKITKQRGRKPFNFLHIKIDDGTLTPSLIQTCQTTPLQIVIICPALMALSQTVLSSQLSVILNIEKVLAILIEVSMNKVLETHKEAFPYFRKWRKCEVTTNDQSLIGNILGIATDILGRALCQRPPCQESAGQPLKAAGNGEAFTVTPRKVKIGQNKILALLTDPLTKDDWIKITIVKGGEVIDVMTFKRRNPYTLQFTVPETCMEISTMVEIRIEKNGQDLGSRPVKCESRLRELEQLLRSQDSPLEFMCHSLSMPSTDRDALDQHLLQCFQRNMPPNFHLLGGPYEKQNHITALKDTNAEEYPTLLHFAAKWGLSRLAIQLLECPGGDAACEIRNYSGKTPSEMAEQGGFPKLANSLKDFVQMQELTTIYHRCINYTPQNKVIIDAKPEPPKLVEGKLLANQMNGNAESQAEYMEMNSSSSEGEAAAMPETLAVENLNYINIDTTDSCNLQTSEENIKKGDQVKIIESTEMVSNELRINEPPYYESKDSNNKCDKFSTECLNVLENCSSGQSSSQSYYILQPSNIPVPESVAPIQQQSSYYLTQPSNRPIETNNYINGSVQNHDLNRRSDESDSHFKLVFEKKKPEPLKINNGTLKRTGSDASKGNADDELAEIMYDFKNNVLTIREVEQLVEKWKNRNDVKQSFKEKQEQIERMREEYDRIQEQLKERLKRPTPFERVKKLFSRNKPSKPVQTEEVDEMKTSVTSFQSSSQRPTSSLSMQSLSSLSSSGRMSTGSACSGTSLGDSGTHSDHEDRRQIYNCRLGNPGSLLDNYLVPPAPRPVLTPASTPTPVEEKDRLIFTSNSRTTTPTNQSEHYILFPSNIPVFPSPTESHCSDQSSPFSSQLNTIVETKETPNESVGATVQPIKVQNNKDAIYSQIQQRSKNESTTCCSSFRSPPTSPKVLKNGLRLPGIGEYRNLENQKPDTNEYQNLNGSTVAELPNQNKVENGNAHLENNENHNYINV, encoded by the exons ATAACTGCCAAAATACAAACATGGATGATATTTTAATAATCACCGCGAAACACAGCGAGCGCGCCATCCTTTGGGCAAACTTCTTGAAAACACGATTCGACAAAATCACAAAGCAACGTGGTCGTAAGCCCTTCAA TTTTCTTCATATCAAAATTGATGATGGAACCCTTACACCCAGCTTAATACAAACATGTCAGACGACACCTCTTCAAATCGTTATTATATGCCCCGCATTAATGGCATTATCACAAACTGTTCTCTCGAGTCAATTGTCGGTCATTTTGAATATTGAGAAAGTGCTAGCAATCCTTATCGAAGTGTCTATGAACAAGGTCTTAGAGACACATAAAGAAG CCTTCCCTTACTTTCGGAAATGGCGTAAATGCGAAGTAACAACGAACGATCAATCACTTATTGGCAATATTTTGGGAATCGCCACTGATATTTTGGGCCGAGCATTATGTCAAAGGCCACCGTGCCAGGAAAGTGCAGGACAGCCGCTTAAAGCAGCTGGTAATGGAGAAGCATTCACAGTTACTCCACGAAAAGTTAAAATTGGTCAAAACAAAATTCTGGCCTTACTCACTGACCCTCTAACCAAAGACGATTGGATTAAGATAACGATAGTTAAGGGTGGCGAGGTTATTGACGTAATGACTTTTAAGCGGAGGAATCCATACACTCTGCAGTTTACAGTACCAG AAACATGTATGGAAATATCGACAATGGTGGAAATACGTATTGAGAAAAATGGCCAAGACTTGGGCAGTCGTCCTGTAAAGTGTGAGAGTCGGCTTCGTGAGCTAGAGCAGCTTCTGCGCAGTCAAGACTCGCCTTTAGAATTTATGTGCCATTCGCtgagcatgccttctacagatcgCGATGCTTTGGATCAGCACTTGCTCCAATGTTTCCAAAGGAACATGCCTCCGAACTTCCATTTGCTTGGTGGTccatatgaaaaacaaaatcataTCACCGCCTTGAAAGATACCA ATGCTGAAGAGTATCCGACATTGCTTCATTTTGCAGCCAAATGGGGGCTATCGAGGCTAGCTATTCAGTTGCTAGAGTGCCCTGGGGGTGATGCGGCTTGTGAAATTCGAAACTATTCGGGAAAAACTCCTTCTGAAATGGCCGAGCAAGGAGGTTTCCCAAAATTAGCTAACAGCCTGAAAGATTTTGTG CAAATGCAAGAGCTAACGACAATTTATCACCGTTGCATCAACTATACACCACAAAATAAGGTAATTATCGATGCTAAACCAGAACCACCGAAATTAGTCGAAGGAAAATTGTTGGCCAATCAAATGAATGGCAATGCAGAATCGCAGGCGGAATACATGGAAATGAATAGCAGTAGCAGTGAAGGAGAGGCAGCGGCGATGCCCGAAACATTAGCAGTGGAGAATCTAAACTACATCAACATTGACACCACGGACAGTTGCAATTTGCAAACATCCGAAGAAAACATAAAGAAAGGAGACcaagtaaaaattattgaaagcaCCGAAATGGTATCAAATGAGCTTCGAATCAACGAACCACCTTACTATGAGTCGAAAGATAGTAACAATAAATGCGACAAATTCAGTACTGAATGCTTGAACGTTTTGGAAAACTGCAGCTCGGGCCAATCATCTAGTCAATCTTACTATATCCTCCAACCATCTAATATTCCAGTCCCAGAGTCCGTGGCGCCAATTCAACAACAAAGCAGTTACTATTTGACTCAACCCTCGAACCGTCCAATTGAAACCAATAACTATATAAACGGTTCGGTACAAAATCATGACCTAAACCGAAGATCAGATGAATCTGACTCGCACTTCAAACTTGTCTTTGAGAAGAAAAAACCTGAACCTTTGAAAATAAACAATGGAACTCTAAAACGAACTGGCAGTGATGCATCGAAGGGTAATGCTGACGATGAGTTGGCTGAGATAATGTACGACTTTAAAAACAACGTTTTAACGATCCGTGAAGTTGAGCAACTTGTGGAAAAATGGAAGAACCGTAACGATGTTAAGCAAAGTTTCAAAGAAAAACAGGAACAAATCGAAAGAATGCGTGAGGAATATGACCGCATACAAGAGCAGTTGAAGGAACGATTGAAGCGACCTACCCCCTTTGAAAGAGTGAAGAAGCTATTCTCTCGCAACAAACCAAGCAAACCTGTTCAAACTGAGGAAGTGGATGAAATGAAAACTTCCGTCACTTCATTTCAATCATCAAGTCAAAGACCGACAAGTAGTCTGAGTATGCAGAGTCTTTCTAGCCTATCATCATCAGGACGAATGAGCACGGGAAGCGCCTGCAGTGGAACAAGCTTAGGAGATAGTGGAACGCATTCCGATCATGAAGATCGCAGACAAATATATAATTGCAGACTGGGCAATCCTGGAAGTCTTTTAGATAACTATCTAGTCCCGCCTGCTCCGAGACCAGTTCTAACCCCCGCCTCTACACCAACTCCGGTCGAAGAAAAAGATCGTCTAATCTTTACAAGTAACAGTCGAACTACAACACCCACAAACCAATCTGAGCATTATATTTTATTCCCATCGAATATCCCCGTTTTTCCCTCACCGACTGAGAGTCACTGTAGTGACCAATCGTCTCCGTTTAGTAGTCAACTGAATACCATTgttgaaaccaaagaaacaCCAAACGAAAGCGTTGGTGCCACTGTCCAACCAATCAAAGTACAAAATAATAAGGATGCAATTTATAGTCAAATTCAGCAGCGGAGCAAAAATGAATCGACAACATGTTGCAGTTCTTTCAGGAGCCCACCAACCTCACCAAAAGTTTTAAAGAATGGACTGCGTTTGCCAGGAATTGGTGAATATCGAAATCTGGAGAATCAAAAACCAGATACTAATGAATATCAAAATTTAAATGGTTCGACGGTTGCCGAACTGCCAAATCAAAATAAAGTCGAAAACGGAAATGCGCATTTAGAGAACAACGAAAATCACAACTACATCAACGTCTAA